The Corynebacterium tuberculostearicum genome window below encodes:
- a CDS encoding PhoH family protein: MSRPSVLSTPLATTDNTVATKTYVVDTSVLLSDPWALRKFAEHDVVLPVVVISELEGKRHHPELGWFARQALRFLEELRATYEALDQPVPVNVDGGTLRVELNHQDQSLLPTAFRGPEGDHRILACALNLAHEGKDTVLVTKDVPLRVKAGAVGVQADEYHAQDVVLTGYTGMATVQTSSDVIDALYRDGEVMLDGIETEKGTAVEDLPVHCGLTLAAGAQSALGRMSADGVVELVRGDINAFGLQGRSAEQRIALDLLMDPNVGIVSIGGRAGTGKSALALCAGLEAVLERGEHRRIVVFRPMYAVGGQSLGYLPGTESDKMNPWAQAVYDTLEGLVSENVMEEVHERGLIEVLPLTHIRGRSLHDAFVIVDEAQSLERNVLLTVLSRLGKGSRVVLTHDVAQRDNLRVGRHDGVQAVIEKLKGHELFAHITLQRSERSAIAELVTDLLEGGN, translated from the coding sequence ATGTCTCGTCCCTCTGTACTTTCTACTCCGCTTGCCACTACTGATAACACCGTCGCTACCAAGACCTATGTAGTGGATACCTCGGTCTTGCTTTCTGACCCTTGGGCCCTGCGCAAATTTGCAGAGCACGATGTGGTCCTTCCCGTTGTAGTTATTTCTGAACTGGAAGGAAAACGTCATCACCCGGAGCTTGGCTGGTTCGCCCGCCAAGCTCTTCGCTTTTTGGAGGAACTGCGCGCTACCTATGAGGCCTTAGACCAGCCGGTCCCCGTTAACGTCGATGGCGGTACCCTGCGCGTGGAACTGAACCATCAAGACCAATCCTTGCTGCCTACCGCATTCCGCGGGCCAGAAGGTGACCACCGCATCTTGGCGTGCGCGCTTAACCTTGCGCACGAGGGGAAGGACACCGTGTTGGTCACGAAGGACGTGCCGCTGCGCGTGAAGGCCGGGGCGGTAGGCGTGCAGGCAGATGAATATCACGCCCAGGACGTAGTCTTGACCGGCTATACCGGAATGGCGACGGTGCAAACCAGCTCGGATGTCATCGATGCCCTTTATCGTGATGGGGAAGTCATGCTAGACGGCATCGAAACTGAAAAGGGTACCGCCGTGGAGGACCTGCCGGTGCACTGCGGCTTGACCTTGGCTGCGGGTGCGCAATCCGCGCTGGGGCGCATGAGTGCTGATGGCGTGGTCGAGCTTGTACGCGGTGATATCAATGCCTTTGGTCTTCAGGGACGCTCCGCGGAGCAGCGTATCGCTTTGGATTTGCTGATGGACCCAAACGTAGGGATTGTCTCCATCGGTGGCCGCGCCGGCACCGGCAAGTCGGCACTTGCGCTGTGCGCCGGTTTGGAGGCGGTGCTCGAGCGCGGCGAGCACCGGCGCATTGTGGTCTTCCGCCCAATGTATGCGGTTGGCGGGCAGTCCTTGGGGTACCTACCGGGCACCGAATCGGACAAGATGAACCCGTGGGCGCAGGCGGTCTATGACACTTTGGAGGGTCTTGTTTCTGAAAACGTCATGGAAGAGGTGCACGAGCGCGGCCTCATCGAGGTCTTGCCCCTGACGCATATTCGCGGTCGCTCGCTGCATGATGCCTTCGTCATCGTGGACGAGGCGCAGTCCTTGGAGCGAAACGTCCTGCTTACCGTGCTTTCCCGGTTGGGGAAGGGCTCGCGAGTAGTACTTACTCATGACGTTGCTCAGCGCGATAACCTTCGCGTGGGTCGCCATGACGGAGTCCAGGCAGTGATTGAAAAGCTCAAGGGGCATGAGCTATTTGCGCATATTACGCTGCAGCGTTCTGAGCGCTCTGCCATTGCGGAGCTCGTTACTGACCTGTTGGAAGGCGGCAACTAG
- a CDS encoding LysR family transcriptional regulator substrate-binding protein, translating into MLRLAFATGTEPGKWFRRFEENTAHGGLSTIDADDALAPLVAGEVDLALARLPDARVDDTFHVVRLYKEAPGIAVPKDSVYAEVGEELALADVADEHLNYRLADSGLVDVPAVRDALQVVAANVGIAIAPRPLLKILSKKQVVPLGLKDESVPVTEIALVWRKDDDGEAIQDFVGVAKGRTARSSRQEKPKRSAREKAKAKQARRNVNNSLQKKKKAPKQRKRR; encoded by the coding sequence ATGCTGCGCTTAGCTTTTGCCACGGGTACAGAACCTGGAAAGTGGTTCCGCCGATTCGAGGAAAATACTGCTCATGGTGGCTTGTCCACCATTGATGCGGACGATGCGCTTGCCCCGCTGGTAGCCGGCGAGGTGGACCTAGCTCTCGCGCGCTTGCCGGATGCGCGGGTGGATGACACCTTTCACGTGGTGCGACTTTATAAAGAGGCCCCTGGCATTGCCGTTCCCAAAGACTCGGTCTATGCGGAGGTGGGCGAGGAGCTTGCGCTTGCCGACGTCGCCGATGAACACCTCAACTACCGCCTCGCCGATTCCGGGCTTGTCGATGTCCCCGCCGTCCGCGACGCCTTGCAGGTAGTGGCGGCCAACGTGGGTATCGCGATTGCGCCGCGGCCCCTGCTGAAGATCCTGAGCAAAAAGCAGGTGGTGCCGTTGGGCCTTAAGGACGAGTCCGTGCCGGTGACGGAGATTGCATTGGTGTGGCGCAAGGACGATGACGGGGAAGCAATTCAGGACTTCGTGGGCGTCGCTAAGGGCCGCACGGCCCGTTCCTCCCGCCAAGAGAAGCCGAAACGCAGCGCTAGGGAAAAGGCGAAGGCGAAGCAAGCGCGGAGAAACGTTAACAATTCGTTACAAAAGAAAAAGAAGGCTCCTAAGCAGCGCAAACGTAGGTAG
- the greA gene encoding transcription elongation factor GreA translates to MAEQQKQYITPETKAKLEAELQELIDHRPVVAAEINERREEGDLKENAGYDAAREMQDQEEARIKQISEVLANATTERGAVQEGVAHTGSVVHVYYNGDKDDKETFLIGTRAAASDNKDLETYSEQSPLGAAILGAQEGETREYTAPNGKTISVTIESAAPYDSAKAAAPRES, encoded by the coding sequence ATGGCTGAGCAGCAAAAGCAGTACATCACCCCGGAAACCAAGGCAAAGCTCGAGGCCGAGCTGCAGGAGCTCATCGACCACCGCCCAGTAGTCGCGGCTGAGATCAACGAGCGCCGTGAGGAAGGCGACCTCAAGGAGAACGCCGGTTACGACGCCGCACGTGAGATGCAGGACCAGGAAGAGGCCCGCATTAAGCAGATTTCTGAGGTTCTTGCGAATGCCACCACCGAGCGCGGTGCCGTTCAGGAGGGCGTCGCCCACACCGGTTCCGTAGTTCACGTTTACTACAACGGTGACAAGGACGATAAGGAGACCTTCCTCATCGGTACTCGCGCCGCTGCTTCCGATAACAAGGACCTGGAAACCTATTCCGAACAGTCCCCGCTGGGCGCTGCCATCCTTGGCGCACAAGAGGGCGAGACCCGCGAGTACACCGCTCCGAATGGCAAGACCATTTCGGTCACCATCGAATCCGCAGCGCCGTATGATTCTGCTAAGGCCGCTGCTCCACGCGAGTCCTAA
- a CDS encoding isoprenyl transferase → MSVSSLKQLAYPAYEARLARLIKGKPQPKHIAIMADGNRRWAREAGFTDISHGHRQGAKKIGEMISWCRDTDIEVVTIYLLSTENLKRSEQEVELLFDIISDVVTHLSHSDVGCQVRLVGHLDLLPDDIRQRMVTAAAETKDNTGVIVNVAVGYGGRQEIVDAVQNLVRAEAEKGTTAAEMADRVTAESIGEHLYTKGLPDPDLVIRTSGEQRLSGFLLWQAAYSEIWFTDTYWPAFRKVDFLRALRDYSQRSRRFGK, encoded by the coding sequence ATGAGCGTGAGTTCTCTCAAGCAGCTGGCCTACCCAGCATATGAAGCCCGTCTGGCGCGCCTGATCAAGGGAAAGCCGCAGCCTAAGCACATAGCCATCATGGCCGACGGCAATCGTCGGTGGGCGCGTGAGGCTGGTTTTACCGATATCAGCCATGGTCACCGCCAAGGCGCGAAGAAAATCGGAGAGATGATCTCGTGGTGCCGCGATACCGATATCGAAGTGGTCACCATTTATCTGCTGTCCACGGAGAACCTGAAGCGCAGCGAGCAGGAAGTAGAGCTGCTCTTTGACATCATCTCGGACGTGGTTACGCACCTATCTCATAGCGACGTCGGCTGTCAGGTGCGCTTGGTTGGCCACCTCGATCTGCTCCCGGACGATATTCGCCAGCGCATGGTGACGGCGGCGGCAGAAACCAAGGACAATACCGGGGTCATCGTCAATGTGGCGGTGGGCTATGGCGGGCGCCAAGAAATCGTGGACGCAGTGCAGAACTTGGTGCGCGCGGAAGCAGAGAAGGGAACTACCGCAGCGGAGATGGCGGACCGCGTCACCGCAGAGTCCATTGGGGAGCACCTGTACACCAAGGGACTACCGGACCCGGACTTGGTTATCCGCACCTCTGGTGAACAACGCCTGTCGGGCTTTCTCCTGTGGCAGGCCGCGTACTCCGAGATCTGGTTCACGGATACTTACTGGCCAGCATTCCGCAAGGTGGACTTCCTCCGCGCCTTGCGGGATTACTCCCAACGTTCGCGCCGCTTTGGCAAATAG
- a CDS encoding DUF5997 family protein: protein MRAQTAAKKLGIYLPAAPDEFQNSAISHEELRELQHNPPEWLQTLRREGPHPRPEVAHKLGISVTALKKNDMDKPLTTAEINQLLQEQPEWLQQARATMAQARGHEVKD, encoded by the coding sequence ATGCGTGCCCAGACCGCGGCGAAGAAGCTAGGCATCTACCTGCCCGCCGCGCCGGACGAGTTTCAAAATAGTGCCATTAGCCACGAAGAGCTGCGCGAACTGCAGCATAACCCACCCGAGTGGCTGCAAACCTTGCGCCGCGAAGGGCCCCACCCCCGCCCCGAGGTTGCCCATAAGCTGGGAATCTCTGTTACCGCGCTCAAGAAGAACGATATGGATAAGCCGCTGACCACAGCGGAAATCAATCAGCTCCTCCAAGAGCAGCCGGAATGGCTTCAGCAGGCCCGCGCTACCATGGCGCAGGCCCGTGGCCATGAGGTGAAGGACTAA
- the mca gene encoding mycothiol conjugate amidase Mca: MSDFRLLAIHAHPDDESSKGAATTARYAAEGNEVLVLTCTGGERGDVINPAMNRPGIKEKMGEVRREEMANAARALGVQHRWLGHVDSGLPDPVEGKTMEELLPEGCFALLGDDTVAQEYVQVIREFRPHVIVTYDENGGYPHPDHLMVHRASMIAWEKAGDAEYHPELGKPWEPLKLYYSHGFVYQRMKMFHDLLLEEGNTSPYGPMLARWDTAFGDIMARVTTQVECADYFSNREEALRAHATQIDPAGAFLATSVEVQQRLWPTEEFELAKTRVSTSLPENDLFAGIEEEEEA; this comes from the coding sequence GTGAGCGATTTTCGCCTACTAGCGATCCACGCGCACCCAGACGATGAATCATCCAAGGGTGCTGCAACCACCGCGCGCTATGCCGCAGAAGGCAATGAGGTTTTGGTGCTAACTTGTACCGGCGGCGAGCGCGGCGATGTGATTAACCCCGCCATGAATCGCCCGGGAATCAAGGAAAAGATGGGCGAGGTGCGCCGGGAAGAAATGGCTAATGCTGCGCGGGCGCTGGGCGTGCAACATCGCTGGCTGGGGCACGTCGATTCCGGATTGCCGGACCCGGTTGAAGGCAAGACTATGGAGGAATTGCTGCCGGAGGGCTGTTTCGCGTTGCTGGGCGATGACACCGTCGCGCAGGAATACGTCCAGGTTATCCGCGAATTTCGTCCACACGTCATTGTCACCTATGACGAAAATGGCGGCTACCCGCACCCAGACCATTTGATGGTGCACCGGGCTTCCATGATCGCGTGGGAGAAGGCGGGCGATGCCGAGTATCACCCTGAGCTGGGTAAGCCGTGGGAGCCGCTGAAGCTGTACTATTCGCACGGCTTTGTTTATCAGCGCATGAAGATGTTCCATGATCTGCTCCTGGAAGAGGGTAATACCAGTCCTTATGGGCCAATGTTGGCGCGTTGGGACACCGCTTTTGGCGATATCATGGCGCGTGTCACCACCCAGGTGGAATGCGCGGATTACTTCAGCAATCGCGAGGAGGCCTTGCGGGCGCACGCCACGCAGATCGATCCGGCGGGTGCCTTCTTGGCGACGTCGGTGGAGGTACAGCAGCGCCTTTGGCCCACCGAGGAGTTCGAGCTGGCGAAGACTCGCGTTTCTACCTCTCTGCCCGAAAATGACCTCTTCGCCGGCATCGAAGAGGAAGAGGAGGCCTAA
- a CDS encoding LGFP repeat-containing protein, which produces MQKMTRRIAGGFAAATLSVALVACSDAEDAANDAKDTAGSVAADASDAAGSAVDEATSEKDKDAESSESEGADDSESADSASEDADSKDGDTKTVSTANGDKEVPAALASAIEEKKAEWGDVQSVESSDKGSLATFDGGNLLAMAKGGDEAQPIVGKIAETWKEQGGLDAEVGLPKAAEEKATEGKGWTQQFDNGVISWLQDESGKFTSSVEK; this is translated from the coding sequence ATGCAGAAGATGACCCGTCGTATCGCAGGTGGCTTTGCAGCCGCAACCCTGTCCGTTGCTCTCGTAGCGTGCTCCGATGCTGAGGATGCAGCTAACGACGCTAAGGATACCGCCGGCTCCGTAGCGGCTGATGCTTCCGACGCTGCTGGCTCCGCCGTTGATGAAGCTACCTCCGAAAAGGATAAGGACGCGGAATCCTCCGAGTCTGAGGGCGCGGATGATTCCGAGTCTGCGGACTCTGCGTCTGAGGATGCTGATTCCAAGGACGGCGACACCAAGACCGTCTCCACCGCCAACGGCGACAAGGAGGTTCCGGCAGCTCTGGCGTCTGCCATCGAGGAGAAGAAGGCTGAGTGGGGCGACGTACAGAGCGTAGAGTCTTCCGATAAGGGTTCTTTGGCAACCTTCGACGGCGGCAACCTGCTGGCTATGGCCAAGGGTGGCGATGAGGCTCAGCCAATCGTCGGCAAGATCGCTGAAACCTGGAAGGAGCAGGGCGGTCTGGATGCAGAGGTAGGCCTGCCTAAGGCTGCCGAGGAGAAGGCTACTGAGGGCAAGGGCTGGACCCAGCAGTTCGACAATGGCGTTATCTCCTGGCTCCAGGATGAGAGCGGCAAGTTCACCTCTTCCGTAGAGAAGTAA
- the glyA gene encoding serine hydroxymethyltransferase — MASFTSDLRDLDPDVFGAIQGEISRQRETLEMIASENFVPRAVLQAQGSVLTNKYAEGYPGRRYYGGCEHVDVVEDLARNRAKELFGAEFANVQPHSGAQANAAVLSTIAEPGDKILGLSLAHGGHLTHGMKLNFSGKLYDVAAYEVDPDTMRVDMDKLREQALKEKPKVIIGGWSAYPRTMDFAAFREIADEVGAYLWVDMAHFAGLVAAGLHPSPVPHADIVSTTVHKTLGGPRSGMILAKQDYAKKINSNVFPGQQGGPLMHVVAAKAIAMKIAATEEFKERQERTLEGARILAERLTAEDAKAAGVDVLTGGTDVHLVLADLRNSELDGQQAEDLLHEVGITVNRNAVPNDPRPPMVTSGLRIGTSALATRGLDAEAFTEVADIIGTALVQGKNADVEALRARVDKIAQHYPLYEGLEDWKLV; from the coding sequence ATGGCTTCTTTTACCTCTGACCTCCGCGACCTCGATCCGGACGTATTCGGCGCAATTCAGGGAGAGATTTCCCGCCAGCGCGAAACCCTGGAAATGATCGCCTCTGAGAACTTTGTGCCTCGCGCCGTGCTCCAGGCACAGGGCTCCGTGCTTACCAACAAGTACGCCGAGGGCTACCCGGGGCGCCGCTACTACGGTGGATGCGAGCATGTCGACGTCGTGGAGGACCTAGCCCGCAACCGCGCTAAGGAGCTCTTCGGTGCGGAATTCGCCAACGTTCAGCCGCACTCCGGTGCACAGGCGAACGCAGCGGTGCTTTCCACCATCGCTGAGCCGGGCGACAAGATTTTGGGCCTGTCCCTGGCTCACGGCGGCCACCTTACCCACGGCATGAAGTTGAACTTCTCTGGCAAGCTTTATGATGTCGCTGCCTACGAGGTGGATCCGGACACCATGCGTGTGGACATGGATAAGCTGCGTGAGCAGGCGCTGAAGGAAAAGCCGAAGGTCATTATCGGCGGCTGGTCTGCCTACCCGCGCACCATGGATTTCGCGGCCTTCCGTGAAATTGCTGATGAGGTCGGCGCTTACCTGTGGGTAGATATGGCCCACTTTGCTGGTCTCGTGGCGGCCGGCCTGCACCCGAGCCCAGTTCCTCACGCGGATATCGTGTCCACCACCGTGCATAAGACCCTGGGTGGCCCGCGCTCCGGCATGATTTTGGCCAAGCAGGATTATGCCAAGAAGATCAATTCCAACGTCTTCCCGGGCCAGCAGGGCGGACCGCTGATGCACGTGGTCGCTGCCAAGGCTATTGCTATGAAGATTGCCGCTACCGAGGAATTCAAGGAGCGCCAGGAGCGCACCTTGGAGGGTGCTCGCATTCTGGCAGAGCGCCTTACCGCAGAAGATGCCAAGGCGGCTGGCGTGGACGTGCTGACCGGCGGCACCGATGTGCACTTGGTCTTGGCGGACCTGCGCAATTCTGAATTGGATGGACAGCAGGCAGAGGATCTGCTGCACGAGGTAGGCATTACCGTTAACCGAAATGCCGTGCCGAATGACCCGCGTCCGCCGATGGTCACCTCCGGCCTGCGCATTGGTACTTCTGCGCTGGCAACCCGCGGCCTCGATGCCGAGGCCTTCACCGAAGTTGCAGATATTATCGGCACCGCCCTGGTCCAGGGCAAGAATGCCGATGTGGAGGCCCTGCGCGCTCGCGTGGACAAGATTGCCCAGCACTACCCGCTGTATGAGGGCCTCGAGGACTGGAAGCTGGTTTAG
- a CDS encoding IS30 family transposase has product MSGVVGPFHSLSESDRRGLVALVGSGRSVRSAAGELGCHYGHALNFCHAFGLPVVYKAKRVDRRGSQAVQLVELVRSGLSVRQAAKRCGMHLTAAYAVATEAGCHIRLSQYARKVRQTQLRVEYLRLRLASLPGGDAGTAVGIDRRLRLDFEKGLTKSQGRREEFIPVGEDASTYNRLMKALRQRHDVIESGRLAPPALPSGVDPYKRISNRYICFEERVIIADLLREDVPLREIGRRLGRSASSIQREVRRNHSAQGPYRAETAQLKACARRLRPKIPKLLANKRLWDYVCAQLRAQWSPEEISNRLPIDYPTDKDMRISHETIYDAFYLQAKGRLKDLGLDLPTGRKKRKKRQTRSSTPAQQRFVDDMILIDDRPDEVSERILPGHWEGDLILGKNNQSAVITLVERVSRFVVLGHLPGRHTSKEVFTALHKAVTGIDKAIWSSITWDQGSEMAGHKAFTMATDIPIYFCHPGSPWERGSNENTNGRLRRNLPKNSDLSIYSAEDLEMIANIHNHKPRKALNWRTPAEVMTNALTQTGSIKPN; this is encoded by the coding sequence GTGTCTGGGGTTGTTGGCCCGTTTCATTCGTTGTCTGAATCGGATCGTCGTGGCTTAGTTGCCTTGGTTGGCAGTGGGCGTAGTGTCCGTTCGGCGGCTGGTGAGCTTGGCTGTCATTACGGGCATGCTTTGAATTTTTGCCATGCCTTTGGATTGCCAGTCGTGTATAAAGCCAAACGAGTTGATCGCCGCGGCAGCCAGGCTGTCCAGCTTGTAGAGCTAGTCCGAAGCGGACTGTCGGTACGCCAAGCTGCTAAAAGATGTGGGATGCATCTTACCGCTGCGTATGCCGTAGCTACGGAAGCTGGGTGCCATATCCGGTTAAGTCAGTATGCTCGGAAAGTCCGCCAGACGCAGTTAAGAGTGGAATACCTGCGCCTTCGGCTGGCGAGCCTGCCTGGTGGTGATGCTGGCACGGCAGTAGGAATTGATCGTCGACTGCGTTTAGATTTCGAAAAAGGACTCACCAAATCCCAGGGTCGACGAGAAGAGTTCATACCCGTCGGCGAAGACGCCAGCACGTATAACAGACTTATGAAAGCGCTGCGCCAACGCCATGATGTCATCGAATCCGGAAGGCTTGCCCCTCCCGCCTTACCTAGCGGGGTAGATCCGTATAAACGCATCAGCAATCGCTACATTTGCTTCGAAGAACGCGTCATCATCGCCGATCTTCTCCGCGAAGATGTGCCACTGCGTGAGATTGGGCGCCGTTTAGGGCGAAGTGCATCGTCAATTCAGCGTGAAGTACGCAGAAACCACAGTGCTCAAGGCCCGTATCGTGCAGAAACAGCCCAGTTAAAGGCCTGTGCGCGGAGGTTGCGGCCGAAAATACCGAAACTACTAGCCAACAAAAGACTATGGGACTATGTATGCGCACAATTGCGGGCACAATGGTCACCTGAGGAGATTTCTAATCGCCTGCCCATCGACTACCCCACTGATAAGGACATGCGCATTAGTCACGAAACGATTTATGACGCCTTTTACCTGCAGGCCAAAGGAAGACTCAAAGACCTTGGCCTGGACTTGCCGACCGGTAGAAAGAAACGCAAGAAACGCCAAACCCGCTCCAGCACACCTGCCCAGCAACGCTTCGTCGACGACATGATCCTCATAGACGACCGGCCAGATGAGGTAAGTGAACGTATTTTGCCAGGCCACTGGGAAGGCGACCTCATCCTCGGTAAAAACAACCAATCAGCGGTAATCACGCTAGTAGAACGTGTTAGCCGATTTGTTGTCCTTGGCCACTTACCGGGAAGGCATACCAGCAAAGAAGTATTCACAGCCCTGCACAAGGCAGTTACAGGAATCGATAAAGCTATCTGGTCATCAATTACCTGGGACCAAGGAAGCGAAATGGCTGGTCATAAAGCTTTTACCATGGCCACTGACATTCCCATCTACTTCTGCCATCCAGGATCACCATGGGAACGCGGCAGCAACGAAAACACCAACGGCAGGCTCAGAAGAAACCTTCCCAAAAACAGCGACCTGTCCATCTACAGCGCCGAGGACCTAGAAATGATCGCCAACATTCACAACCACAAACCACGCAAAGCACTCAACTGGCGCACCCCAGCCGAAGTCATGACCAACGCCCTCACACAAACCGGTAGCATCAAACCAAACTAA
- a CDS encoding DUF4307 domain-containing protein codes for MTSAGKSRSVARYGSRGSSEKNSGSWTNKALVLIFVAIFIALIFFGFRYFQEKERVNAQVSIVTQEVLSDDSTRVWVDVTRNHTDEDAYCIVQAFDYSKSEVGRREFPVPAGGNETQRIAVDVPTNARAVAGGAYGCSGNIPEYLDMDSPDYAESR; via the coding sequence ATGACTTCCGCCGGAAAATCTCGCTCAGTCGCCCGCTACGGCTCCCGCGGCTCCTCTGAAAAGAACTCTGGTAGCTGGACTAATAAGGCGCTGGTGCTCATCTTTGTCGCCATTTTTATCGCGCTTATTTTCTTCGGATTCCGGTACTTCCAAGAAAAGGAACGCGTGAACGCACAGGTGTCCATCGTGACCCAGGAGGTTTTGAGCGATGATTCCACCCGCGTTTGGGTCGATGTCACCCGCAATCACACCGATGAAGATGCTTATTGCATTGTCCAGGCCTTTGACTACTCCAAGTCCGAAGTAGGCCGCCGCGAATTCCCTGTTCCCGCGGGCGGAAACGAAACCCAGCGCATCGCTGTCGACGTCCCGACCAACGCTCGTGCCGTAGCCGGCGGGGCCTATGGTTGTTCCGGCAACATCCCCGAATACTTGGATATGGATAGTCCTGACTACGCGGAAAGCCGCTAG
- a CDS encoding GNAT family N-acetyltransferase, producing the protein MSENAKQTSSDDKKKDFRIRPFTAADYPQMREIYEQGLNTGHATYETRSLTFEEFKAGKIMPSVHVAVEADDDSKVLGWVSAAPVSTRTVFHGVVEDSIYLGTEAQGRGIGGALLDRLIEVCQDLHKWAIHSWIFPENAGSAGLHKSRGFVKVGTYSHMAKMTYGELAGQWRDTDVYELLLPKPEEKKR; encoded by the coding sequence ATGAGCGAGAACGCTAAGCAGACGTCTTCGGACGATAAGAAGAAAGATTTCCGCATCCGCCCCTTCACCGCGGCGGATTACCCGCAGATGCGAGAGATCTATGAACAGGGGCTCAACACTGGTCACGCCACCTATGAGACCCGATCCCTGACCTTTGAAGAATTCAAAGCCGGCAAGATCATGCCTTCGGTGCATGTGGCCGTTGAAGCAGATGATGATTCTAAGGTCTTGGGGTGGGTTTCCGCGGCACCGGTATCTACCCGCACCGTCTTCCACGGAGTAGTGGAAGATTCCATCTACCTAGGCACCGAGGCACAGGGCCGTGGTATCGGCGGCGCACTTCTGGATCGCCTGATCGAGGTGTGTCAAGACCTACACAAGTGGGCTATTCACTCGTGGATTTTCCCTGAGAACGCAGGTTCTGCGGGGCTGCATAAGTCGCGCGGCTTCGTGAAAGTGGGCACCTACTCGCATATGGCGAAGATGACCTACGGCGAGCTTGCGGGCCAGTGGCGCGACACCGACGTATATGAGCTGCTTTTGCCCAAGCCGGAGGAAAAGAAGCGGTAG
- the coaA gene encoding type I pantothenate kinase has protein sequence MARTLDSSPYLDFDRETWRELRKSMPQVLTETEVEKLRGLGDRIDLDEVADVYLPLSRLIHMQVMARQQLTTATESFLGNPPTHVPFVIGVAGSVAVGKSTTARLLQVLLQRWESHPKVALVTTDGFLFPTETLKKRGLMQRKGFPESYDRRALLRFVTDVKSGKPLVKAPLYSHISYDIVDGEYQEVHQPDILILEGLNVLQTSPTLTVADLFDFSVYVDARTDDIEQWYIDRFLTLRHTAFREPNAHFSAFADMNDEEARDQAREIWQSINLPNLVENILPTRVRASLVLKKGSHHLVEQVRMRKL, from the coding sequence ATGGCGCGCACATTGGATTCGAGTCCCTACCTAGATTTTGACCGCGAGACCTGGCGTGAACTGCGTAAATCCATGCCTCAGGTGCTCACGGAAACCGAGGTGGAAAAGCTTCGCGGCCTAGGAGACCGCATCGACCTAGACGAGGTAGCTGACGTCTACCTCCCCCTCTCCCGCCTCATCCATATGCAGGTCATGGCACGCCAGCAGCTCACCACGGCTACCGAATCCTTCTTAGGCAACCCTCCGACGCACGTTCCCTTTGTCATCGGTGTGGCCGGCTCCGTGGCAGTGGGAAAATCCACCACCGCCCGCCTCCTTCAGGTGCTGCTGCAACGCTGGGAGTCTCACCCCAAGGTCGCGCTCGTGACAACCGACGGCTTCCTCTTCCCCACCGAAACCCTCAAGAAACGCGGCCTCATGCAGCGCAAAGGTTTTCCGGAATCCTATGACCGGCGCGCACTCCTTCGCTTTGTCACGGACGTAAAATCAGGAAAGCCTCTGGTCAAGGCGCCGCTTTATTCCCATATCTCATATGACATTGTGGACGGGGAATATCAAGAAGTTCACCAGCCCGACATCCTTATTCTGGAAGGGCTCAATGTACTACAAACGAGCCCCACGTTGACCGTGGCGGACCTCTTTGATTTCTCGGTATACGTTGATGCCCGCACCGACGATATCGAGCAGTGGTATATCGACCGCTTCCTTACTCTGCGCCACACCGCTTTTCGCGAGCCCAACGCCCACTTCTCTGCCTTTGCAGACATGAACGATGAGGAGGCCCGCGACCAGGCCCGCGAAATTTGGCAGTCCATTAACCTGCCGAACTTGGTGGAAAATATCCTGCCCACCCGTGTGCGAGCCTCCCTCGTGCTGAAAAAGGGCTCGCATCACCTGGTAGAACAGGTGCGGATGCGCAAGCTCTAG